A window of Leptospira fainei serovar Hurstbridge str. BUT 6 contains these coding sequences:
- a CDS encoding accessory Sec system protein Asp2: MEHVISKYTDEGGRDFYYILKTRKNVKKLVIHFTAFFGDWGDRKEYKENYQGYFHRLKMLGFQKDFNTLFLCDQFGFSKNGTYYTGEHGDFFVERAMLKIIKRTIGELQISSGDIITIGSSMGATAALKFGLLFDVKGIISISPHIDLDICAEKQGRFDHVAFICPDGNPMSVDNYIYTRQVNRLLDNWDRGRKLPVLFMHSCEDDYGVHSEQVLPIVTRWKFLGGTEYSDFRLVGGHGSDYCTKAVILDVIDRIFNDRKIQPKKYLSFKYLPDKEKLEKYRVVRKSIILLLEKLHLLNLARNARSYFLAKLKKD; the protein is encoded by the coding sequence ATGGAACATGTGATATCGAAATATACGGATGAAGGCGGTCGTGATTTTTATTATATTCTAAAAACCCGTAAAAATGTAAAAAAGTTGGTGATTCATTTTACGGCATTTTTCGGCGATTGGGGTGATCGAAAGGAATACAAAGAAAACTATCAGGGCTATTTCCATCGTTTGAAAATGTTAGGTTTTCAAAAAGACTTCAATACACTTTTTCTTTGCGATCAGTTCGGTTTCAGCAAGAATGGAACGTACTATACGGGAGAACATGGTGATTTTTTCGTCGAGCGCGCGATGCTCAAAATTATAAAGCGGACAATTGGCGAACTTCAGATTTCGAGCGGCGACATTATAACTATCGGCTCGTCCATGGGAGCCACGGCCGCACTCAAATTCGGTTTATTGTTCGACGTAAAGGGCATAATATCAATAAGTCCGCATATCGATCTGGATATTTGTGCGGAAAAACAAGGTCGCTTCGATCACGTTGCATTTATTTGTCCGGATGGAAATCCGATGTCGGTAGATAACTATATCTATACTAGACAGGTGAATCGTTTGCTTGATAATTGGGATAGAGGTAGAAAATTGCCCGTTCTTTTTATGCATTCTTGCGAAGATGATTATGGCGTACACAGCGAGCAAGTTTTGCCTATCGTGACTCGTTGGAAATTTTTAGGTGGAACCGAGTATTCCGATTTTCGATTAGTTGGGGGACACGGAAGTGATTATTGTACTAAAGCGGTAATTTTGGACGTTATTGATAGGATTTTTAACGATCGAAAAATTCAGCCTAAGAAATACCTTTCTTTCAAATATTTACCCGATAAGGAAAAATTAGAAAAATATCGGGTTGTAAGGAAATCAATAATATTACTCCTAGAAAAATTGCATTTATTGAATTTAGCGAGAAACGCGCGCTCATACTTTCTCGCTAAATTGAAAAAGGATTAA